One genomic segment of Pseudomonas fortuita includes these proteins:
- a CDS encoding formylglycine-generating enzyme family protein has product MIARVAGCALVAAGLLAVGYSAWPEAPAPVLLCNGYSGLPAARQGAWRDGLVRVPGGTFSFGSDRFYDEEGPPHTASVADFWIDVHPVTNAQFERFVAATGYLTHAERGISFKDDPTLPEHLRVPGAMVFQQGPDVLSPGWQFMPGASWRHPQGPGSSLAGLENHPVVQVALEDAQAYAHWAGRTLPTEAQLEYAMRGGLQDADFSWGKTELPRGRIMANTWQGQFPYHNAAADGFTGTSPVGCFPANRFGLFDAGGNVWELTRTGYRPGHDPQRDAALDPPGPTLDQSFDPAEPGVKVAVIKGGSHLCSADRCMRYRPSARQPQPVFMATSHVGFRTVGE; this is encoded by the coding sequence ATGATTGCCCGAGTAGCCGGCTGCGCACTGGTCGCCGCCGGCCTGCTCGCCGTGGGCTACAGCGCCTGGCCAGAAGCCCCGGCGCCGGTGCTGCTGTGCAACGGCTACAGTGGCCTGCCCGCAGCACGCCAGGGCGCCTGGCGTGACGGCCTGGTGCGCGTGCCAGGCGGCACGTTCAGCTTTGGCTCGGACCGCTTCTACGACGAAGAAGGCCCGCCCCATACGGCTAGCGTGGCGGATTTCTGGATCGATGTGCATCCGGTCACCAACGCCCAGTTTGAACGCTTCGTAGCCGCTACCGGTTACCTCACCCATGCCGAGCGGGGCATCAGCTTCAAGGACGACCCCACCCTGCCCGAGCACCTGCGGGTGCCTGGCGCGATGGTATTCCAGCAAGGGCCGGACGTGCTCAGCCCTGGCTGGCAATTCATGCCTGGGGCGAGCTGGCGTCACCCGCAAGGCCCGGGCAGCAGCTTGGCGGGGCTGGAAAACCACCCGGTGGTGCAGGTGGCGCTTGAAGATGCCCAGGCGTATGCCCACTGGGCCGGGCGCACGCTACCCACCGAGGCCCAGCTGGAATACGCCATGCGCGGAGGCTTGCAGGATGCCGACTTCAGCTGGGGCAAAACGGAACTGCCCAGAGGCCGGATCATGGCCAATACCTGGCAGGGCCAGTTTCCATATCACAACGCGGCAGCCGACGGCTTCACCGGTACTTCACCGGTGGGCTGCTTTCCGGCCAACCGCTTTGGCCTGTTCGATGCCGGGGGCAATGTGTGGGAACTGACCCGAACGGGCTATCGTCCTGGCCACGACCCACAGCGTGACGCCGCCCTCGACCCGCCAGGCCCCACCCTGGACCAAAGCTTCGACCCCGCCGAACCTGGGGTGAAAGTGGCCGTGATCAAGGGCGGTTCGCACCTGTGCTCGGCAGACCGGTGCATGCGCTACCGGCCCTCGGCGCGGCAACCGCAGCCGGTGTTCATGGCGACCTCGCACGTGGGGTTCAGAACGGTTGGTGAATAA
- a CDS encoding acyl-CoA dehydrogenase codes for MPWKAPLADMQFVLQHWLRAELAWQAMPPYADIDLDLATQVLEEAARFSEQVLAPLNAPGDRQGCRLDDGDVRTPEGFAAAYRAYVEGGWPALACAPELGGQGLPQVLDAALQEMLFASNHAWAMYTGIAHGAYLCLKTHASDELQARYLPGIVSGETLPTMCLTEPQAGSDLGLLRCRAEPMGDGRYAVTGNKLFISGGDHDLTHDIVHLVLARLTDAPAGSRGLSLLLVPKWLDDGQRNAVYCDGLEHKLGIRGSATCALRFEGASGWLVGQAHGGLAAMFVMMNSARLHVGLQGLAHAQAAWQYASAYAWERRQMNAPGQAKGAADPIHLHPAMRRILLELRVRTEGMRALGYWAAHWLDIADASADLAQRAKASKLAALLTPIIKAVFTDLGFNLASKALQVFGGYGYTCEFAIEQTLRDSRIAMIYEGTNEVQANDLLLRKVLGDGGEGFALLLVELRQETGAGEEGDALRRVCDTLEMVLAKVQLSAANDPEYPYRAAGDFLQLCGTALQAYAWARTCRCIQALPVDAPQRLEKQESARYFFDYLLPDFDRQVAAIDAAAAPLPFIHQPF; via the coding sequence ATGCCCTGGAAGGCGCCATTGGCGGACATGCAATTCGTGCTGCAACACTGGCTGCGGGCCGAGCTGGCCTGGCAGGCAATGCCTCCCTATGCAGATATCGATCTCGACCTGGCCACTCAGGTGCTGGAAGAGGCCGCCCGCTTCAGTGAACAGGTGCTGGCCCCGCTGAATGCACCGGGCGATCGCCAAGGCTGCCGCCTGGACGACGGTGATGTACGCACGCCGGAGGGTTTTGCGGCGGCCTATCGAGCCTATGTCGAGGGTGGTTGGCCGGCGCTGGCCTGTGCCCCGGAACTCGGCGGGCAAGGGCTGCCCCAGGTGCTGGATGCTGCCTTGCAGGAGATGCTGTTCGCCAGCAATCACGCCTGGGCCATGTACACCGGCATCGCCCATGGCGCCTACCTGTGCCTGAAAACCCATGCGTCTGACGAACTGCAGGCGCGCTATCTGCCGGGCATCGTCAGCGGCGAGACCCTGCCGACCATGTGCCTGACCGAGCCTCAGGCCGGCAGTGACCTCGGCTTGCTACGTTGTCGCGCTGAACCCATGGGCGACGGCCGCTACGCCGTCACCGGCAACAAGTTGTTCATTTCTGGCGGCGACCACGACCTGACACACGACATCGTGCATCTGGTGCTGGCGCGGCTAACGGATGCGCCAGCGGGCAGCCGTGGTTTGTCGCTGCTGCTGGTGCCGAAATGGCTGGACGATGGCCAGCGCAATGCCGTGTACTGCGATGGCCTTGAGCACAAGCTGGGCATTCGCGGCAGCGCCACCTGCGCGCTGCGTTTCGAAGGGGCCAGCGGCTGGCTGGTGGGGCAGGCGCACGGTGGCCTGGCCGCCATGTTCGTGATGATGAACTCGGCCAGGCTGCATGTCGGCCTGCAGGGGCTGGCGCATGCCCAGGCGGCTTGGCAGTACGCCAGCGCGTACGCCTGGGAGCGCCGGCAGATGAATGCACCGGGGCAGGCCAAGGGCGCTGCCGACCCCATTCACCTGCACCCTGCCATGCGCCGCATCTTGCTGGAGCTGCGTGTGCGCACCGAAGGCATGCGGGCCCTGGGCTACTGGGCCGCGCACTGGCTGGATATTGCCGATGCATCAGCTGACCTCGCACAACGGGCGAAGGCCTCGAAGCTGGCAGCGCTGTTGACGCCCATCATCAAGGCCGTGTTCACCGACCTCGGTTTCAACCTGGCCAGCAAGGCGCTGCAGGTGTTCGGCGGCTATGGCTACACCTGCGAGTTCGCCATCGAGCAAACGCTGCGCGACAGCCGCATTGCGATGATCTACGAAGGCACCAATGAAGTGCAGGCCAACGACTTGCTGCTGCGAAAGGTGCTGGGGGATGGGGGCGAAGGCTTTGCGCTGCTGCTGGTCGAGCTGCGGCAGGAAACGGGTGCGGGCGAGGAGGGCGATGCGTTGCGCAGGGTTTGCGACACGCTGGAGATGGTGCTTGCCAAGGTGCAGCTCAGCGCAGCAAACGACCCCGAGTACCCGTACCGGGCCGCGGGCGACTTTCTGCAACTTTGCGGTACAGCCTTGCAGGCCTATGCCTGGGCCCGCACGTGCCGCTGCATCCAGGCGCTGCCTGTCGACGCGCCGCAGCGCCTGGAAAAGCAGGAAAGTGCCCGTTACTTCTTCGACTACCTGTTGCCCGATTTCGACCGGCAGGTGGCGGCCATCGACGCGGCCGCAGCACCTTTGCCGTTTATTCACCAACCGTTCTGA